In Marinicella rhabdoformis, a genomic segment contains:
- a CDS encoding M56 family metallopeptidase, with product MSVTWDGMLGFVIYSSMVVLTLLMMVFVFRQYLIKKNTSRSTVLKVWLALPVGLASCFVFSNNGVPVVDLAPMVIAVKAPVEQLGDLTPGFDWKKLLVLTWGAVALWKMWRLRKQYNKIKQRIADEYKLFSDGVFVSPSGWPPMAFGFIKPKIFLPGFVFKELSGNDIKLLVMHEKIHCQRADPFWRLCLEGVCCVFWFLPLHRIWGQLLVEDQEMSCDEKVINNTQDAPAYAHLLLNLGVRSPQNRGSSMMCSYTLKLKERIMNINQIKQQRHKSIFAGIFCLTAVALGAVAGMPEPSRESGAQLEVLERVAPRYPLSAYQKKLNGVVELNFLVTQSGQVKEVKVTASEPAGVFDKAAIAAIKQWTFEPLAQDTHGTQVMEFKMD from the coding sequence ATGAGTGTTACATGGGATGGCATGTTGGGTTTTGTGATTTACAGCAGCATGGTTGTGCTCACTTTGCTGATGATGGTTTTTGTATTCAGGCAATATTTGATAAAGAAAAACACTTCCAGATCAACGGTTTTGAAGGTTTGGTTGGCACTGCCTGTTGGCTTGGCAAGTTGCTTTGTTTTTTCCAATAACGGGGTGCCAGTTGTTGACTTGGCACCCATGGTGATCGCAGTTAAGGCACCTGTCGAGCAATTGGGTGATTTAACGCCAGGTTTTGATTGGAAAAAACTCTTGGTGTTGACCTGGGGTGCGGTTGCTTTATGGAAAATGTGGCGATTAAGGAAGCAGTACAACAAAATTAAGCAGCGCATAGCCGATGAGTACAAACTTTTTTCTGATGGTGTTTTTGTCAGTCCATCTGGCTGGCCTCCCATGGCATTTGGATTCATCAAGCCCAAAATATTTTTGCCGGGCTTTGTGTTTAAAGAATTGTCAGGCAATGACATAAAGTTATTGGTGATGCATGAAAAAATTCATTGCCAGCGGGCAGACCCATTTTGGCGTCTGTGTCTAGAAGGCGTGTGTTGTGTGTTTTGGTTTTTGCCTTTGCATCGAATCTGGGGTCAATTATTGGTAGAAGACCAAGAGATGTCCTGTGATGAAAAGGTGATAAACAACACACAAGATGCACCTGCATATGCACATTTGTTGTTGAATCTGGGGGTGAGGAGCCCGCAAAACAGGGGTTCTTCGATGATGTGTTCTTATACTTTAAAATTAAAAGAGAGGATCATGAATATCAATCAAATCAAACAACAACGCCATAAAAGCATTTTCGCAGGCATTTTTTGTTTAACTGCTGTGGCCTTGGGTGCAGTGGCAGGCATGCCGGAGCCAAGCCGTGAATCTGGTGCTCAACTGGAGGTGCTTGAACGGGTGGCGCCGCGCTACCCCCTCAGTGCTTATCAGAAAAAGCTGAATGGTGTTGTGGAATTAAATTTTTTGGTCACTCAATCAGGCCAGGTTAAGGAGGTGAAAGTGACTGCATCAGAACCGGCAGGGGTGTTCGATAAAGCAGCGATAGCAGCAATCAAACAATGGACTTTTGAGCCTTTGGCCCAAGATACTCATGGCACTCAAGTAATGGAGTTTAAAATGGATTGA
- the rsxB gene encoding electron transport complex subunit RsxB — protein MDSGLLNNFGALIALFVLALAFGILIIWVSRKFKVEGNPVVEQINAILPQTQCGQCDYPGCKPYAEAIAKGDAPINQCPPGGEEGIKKLAELLDLEVLELNPENGQETVDTIVEIVEPDCIGCTKCIQVCPVDAIVGAAKLMHTVIAAECTGCDLCIPACPVDCIIKIDTPLPVTVQRQQQPALWQSAREARL, from the coding sequence ATGGACAGCGGATTACTGAATAACTTTGGTGCCTTAATTGCCTTGTTCGTTTTGGCTTTGGCTTTCGGTATCTTGATTATCTGGGTGTCTCGTAAATTCAAAGTTGAAGGCAATCCAGTGGTAGAACAAATCAATGCCATTTTGCCACAAACCCAGTGTGGTCAATGTGACTACCCTGGCTGTAAGCCTTATGCCGAAGCGATTGCTAAAGGTGATGCACCGATTAACCAATGCCCGCCTGGTGGTGAAGAAGGCATCAAAAAACTGGCAGAGTTGTTGGATTTAGAAGTGCTGGAACTGAACCCTGAAAACGGTCAAGAAACAGTAGATACCATTGTTGAAATTGTAGAACCTGACTGTATAGGCTGCACCAAGTGTATTCAGGTTTGTCCCGTTGATGCCATTGTGGGTGCGGCCAAATTGATGCACACAGTGATTGCTGCTGAGTGCACTGGATGTGATTTGTGTATTCCCGCCTGTCCTGTTGATTGCATCATTAAAATTGATACACCCTTGCCAGTGACGGTTCAAAGGCAGCAGCAACCGGCTTTGTGGCAAAGTGCCAGAGAGGCAAGATTGTGA
- a CDS encoding DUF2306 domain-containing protein, producing the protein MPIYIKYFIFCLYAIAAVGVAYYAVTYFQQPINININNPFQLKLLNSGWLTPMHFYASGLALALTPWQLSKKIRNFSKSIHRTIGLLYVLSVLLGGVSGLLLALNATGGWVAKLGFGSLAVIWLSTTAMAFYHALQHDISKHKIWIYRSIALTTAGITLRIMLGVGLGLFQWPFLTVYVPIAWLCWVPNLIFCEWFIQRRFIRRPQTVLI; encoded by the coding sequence ATGCCTATTTATATCAAATACTTCATATTTTGTCTTTACGCCATTGCTGCGGTCGGGGTGGCTTATTACGCCGTCACATATTTTCAGCAACCCATCAACATCAACATCAACAACCCATTCCAACTGAAATTACTGAACTCCGGCTGGCTGACTCCCATGCATTTTTATGCTTCAGGCTTGGCTTTGGCTTTGACACCCTGGCAACTCAGTAAAAAAATCAGAAACTTTTCAAAATCAATTCACAGAACCATTGGTTTGCTCTATGTCTTGTCAGTCTTGCTGGGCGGTGTTTCAGGTTTGCTGTTGGCTTTGAATGCAACCGGTGGCTGGGTTGCCAAGCTCGGTTTTGGCAGCTTAGCCGTGATTTGGTTAAGTACCACTGCCATGGCATTTTACCATGCACTACAGCATGACATCAGCAAACATAAAATTTGGATTTATAGAAGTATCGCTTTAACCACTGCCGGCATCACCTTACGCATCATGCTGGGAGTGGGTTTAGGGCTCTTCCAATGGCCTTTTTTAACCGTCTATGTACCCATTGCTTGGCTGTGCTGGGTGCCCAACTTAATCTTTTGTGAATGGTTTATTCAGCGTCGCTTTATTCGGCGGCCTCAAACTGTTTTGATTTGA
- a CDS encoding DUF368 domain-containing protein, translating to MIYLFTYLKGMMMGVADLVPGVSGGTIALIVGIYQRLITALASVNGETFKQLFTGQFKAFWRQIDGWFLLSVFAGMVTSILVFASLIKYLLASQAIPTWSFFFGLIVASAVLLLSQQKKGPIFHLLFLLLGIALSYLLSTQVGEVLPSGLLGVFMAGAIAICAMILPGLSGSLILLLLGKYEVLLQAVSDKNYMVLLVFAFGCLIGLLVFSKVLKWLMSNFYRAMIFFLSGLMLGTLIKVWPWKVAATNVMPMATEQPQLAMAISMMVLAATVVWLLAKFDSKKVVRKKMER from the coding sequence ATGATCTACCTGTTTACCTATTTAAAAGGCATGATGATGGGCGTGGCCGATTTGGTGCCGGGTGTGTCTGGCGGTACGATTGCTTTGATTGTTGGAATTTATCAGCGATTGATTACGGCTTTGGCTTCAGTCAATGGAGAGACCTTTAAACAACTGTTTACCGGGCAGTTCAAAGCATTTTGGCGACAAATTGATGGTTGGTTCTTGTTGTCTGTATTTGCAGGCATGGTTACTTCGATTTTGGTGTTTGCCTCTTTGATTAAATACTTATTGGCCAGTCAAGCCATTCCAACGTGGTCCTTTTTCTTTGGTTTGATAGTGGCCTCTGCGGTCTTGTTGCTGTCACAGCAAAAGAAAGGGCCTATTTTCCATTTGTTGTTTTTGTTGTTGGGCATTGCTTTGAGTTACCTGCTCAGCACGCAAGTGGGTGAAGTGTTACCCAGTGGATTACTGGGTGTGTTCATGGCAGGTGCCATAGCGATTTGTGCCATGATATTACCTGGCTTGTCTGGCTCTTTGATTTTGTTGCTATTGGGCAAGTATGAAGTGTTGCTTCAAGCCGTATCTGACAAAAACTATATGGTGCTTTTGGTGTTTGCTTTCGGTTGTTTGATTGGCTTATTGGTTTTTTCAAAAGTATTGAAGTGGTTGATGTCGAATTTTTATCGGGCCATGATTTTCTTTTTGTCAGGACTGATGTTGGGCACGTTGATTAAAGTTTGGCCTTGGAAAGTAGCTGCCACTAATGTCATGCCAATGGCAACTGAGCAGCCACAATTGGCGATGGCAATTTCAATGATGGTGCTGGCGGCCACAGTGGTTTGGCTGTTGGCAAAATTTGACAGCAAGAAAGTTGTCCGCAAAAAAATGGAGCGATGA
- a CDS encoding electron transport complex subunit E, with translation MNEANKKFIKTRLWDNNAALVQMLGLCPLLAVSNTAINALGMGLATIFVLLVTNVLVSVIRPITHKEIRIPLFVLLIASVVTALEMMMNAYFHELYLALGIFIPLIVTNCVIMARAEAFASKNDLGLALKDGFFVGLGFALVLILIGVMREVIGQGTVFQGAHLLFGDLGRYLEVTLVADYGGFLIAILPPGAFFALGLLVAWKNHRDIKNKEGNI, from the coding sequence ATGAATGAAGCAAATAAAAAGTTCATCAAAACACGGTTGTGGGATAACAATGCCGCCTTGGTGCAGATGTTGGGTTTGTGTCCGCTTTTGGCCGTATCCAATACAGCCATCAATGCTTTAGGCATGGGTCTGGCGACCATTTTTGTCTTATTGGTGACCAATGTTTTGGTTTCTGTGATTCGTCCTATTACGCACAAAGAAATCCGCATTCCGCTGTTTGTGTTGTTGATTGCTTCAGTGGTCACAGCTTTGGAAATGATGATGAATGCTTACTTTCATGAGCTGTATTTGGCCTTAGGCATATTTATACCATTGATCGTGACCAACTGCGTCATCATGGCTCGAGCTGAGGCTTTTGCATCAAAAAATGATTTGGGTTTGGCACTTAAAGATGGTTTTTTTGTTGGTCTGGGCTTTGCCTTGGTGTTGATATTGATCGGCGTGATGCGTGAAGTGATTGGACAGGGTACTGTATTTCAAGGAGCACATTTACTGTTTGGTGATTTAGGTCGATACTTAGAAGTGACATTGGTAGCGGATTATGGCGGCTTTCTCATTGCCATCTTGCCGCCGGGGGCTTTCTTTGCTTTGGGCTTGTTGGTGGCTTGGAAGAATCACCGAGATATAAAAAATAAAGAGGGCAACATATGA
- a CDS encoding BlaI/MecI/CopY family transcriptional regulator, translating to MNNQNISQAELVVMKELWKESPLSAHQIDGLVKSQNWTTATVKSLINRLLKKGFIKFEQQGRAYFYLPVVAKADYLVTQNQTFIGDLYDGKLSNMVAAFTSHEKLSAEEIAEIKAMIEKMEQQP from the coding sequence ATGAATAATCAAAATATCAGTCAAGCAGAATTGGTCGTCATGAAAGAATTGTGGAAAGAGTCGCCTTTATCTGCGCATCAAATTGATGGTTTAGTTAAAAGCCAAAATTGGACCACTGCCACAGTGAAATCACTGATCAACCGTTTATTAAAAAAAGGGTTTATTAAATTTGAGCAACAAGGCAGGGCATACTTTTACTTACCTGTGGTGGCCAAGGCCGATTATTTGGTGACTCAAAACCAAACTTTTATTGGTGATTTATATGATGGTAAGTTGAGTAATATGGTGGCAGCATTCACCAGTCATGAAAAATTAAGTGCTGAAGAAATTGCAGAAATCAAAGCCATGATTGAAAAAATGGAGCAACAACCATGA
- the rsxA gene encoding electron transport complex subunit RsxA: MTDWLLVFVGAAFVNNFVLVRFLGLCPFMGVSSQFKSALGMSFATAFVLTLSSIVSYLVNTYLLVPLDLAYLKTLSFILVIAVTVQITEMILHKSSPLLYQVLGLFLPLITTNCAVLGVALLNVQQQHSLMESAFFGLGASFGFGLVLVLFSAIRERLEMANVPAAFRGLPIALMTAGIMSLAFMGFSGMTQ, translated from the coding sequence ATGACTGATTGGTTACTGGTATTTGTGGGAGCGGCCTTTGTGAACAACTTTGTGTTGGTTCGCTTTTTGGGTTTGTGTCCTTTCATGGGTGTTTCCAGTCAGTTTAAGTCGGCTTTGGGCATGAGTTTTGCCACCGCTTTTGTTTTGACCTTATCGTCAATTGTCAGTTATTTGGTCAATACTTATCTGTTGGTGCCATTGGATTTGGCCTACCTCAAAACTTTGAGTTTTATTTTGGTGATTGCCGTGACGGTTCAAATCACTGAAATGATTCTGCACAAATCTTCTCCCTTACTTTACCAAGTATTGGGTTTGTTCTTGCCATTGATCACCACCAACTGCGCCGTTTTGGGCGTGGCCTTGTTGAATGTGCAACAACAGCATTCTTTAATGGAGTCGGCATTCTTTGGTTTGGGTGCTTCATTCGGTTTTGGTTTGGTGTTGGTGTTGTTTTCCGCCATCCGAGAACGATTGGAAATGGCCAATGTCCCCGCCGCATTTCGAGGTTTACCCATCGCATTAATGACCGCAGGCATCATGTCTTTGGCTTTTATGGGGTTTTCAGGAATGACACAGTGA
- the rsxG gene encoding electron transport complex subunit RsxG, protein MNKKYLLPLILAVMTALASALLMGSDAFTAAPIAEQKERALMRSLALLMPEGSYDNDVLAEKLTVNEPVILGHRKAADVYLGYLKGEFSVAAIPVIAQNGYSGDIELMVGVRADGRITAVEVLGHKETPGLGDLIERRKGDWLLQFEGQQLNKVTQAEWSVKKDGGKFDQITGATITPRAVVSAVKKALKYFENHQELWQKQGWRMRTHEAEPAISARVGKKDE, encoded by the coding sequence ATGAATAAGAAGTATTTATTGCCTTTGATATTGGCTGTGATGACAGCGTTGGCCAGTGCATTACTGATGGGATCTGATGCTTTTACAGCCGCACCCATTGCTGAACAAAAAGAGCGTGCCTTGATGAGGTCACTGGCTTTGCTGATGCCAGAAGGCAGTTACGATAATGATGTGTTGGCAGAAAAATTAACGGTTAATGAGCCTGTTATTTTGGGGCACAGAAAAGCCGCAGATGTATATTTAGGCTATTTAAAAGGCGAGTTTTCAGTCGCTGCGATTCCAGTCATCGCACAAAATGGATACTCAGGTGACATCGAACTGATGGTGGGTGTCAGGGCAGATGGCCGCATCACGGCTGTTGAAGTGTTGGGACATAAAGAAACACCGGGATTGGGTGATTTAATCGAGCGACGCAAAGGCGATTGGTTGCTACAATTTGAAGGTCAACAGCTCAATAAAGTAACACAAGCCGAATGGTCAGTAAAAAAAGACGGTGGAAAATTTGATCAAATCACAGGTGCCACTATCACACCAAGGGCTGTGGTTTCGGCGGTGAAAAAAGCGCTGAAATATTTTGAAAATCATCAAGAGCTATGGCAAAAGCAAGGTTGGCGAATGAGAACCCATGAAGCTGAGCCGGCAATATCGGCGCGAGTAGGAAAAAAAGATGAATGA
- a CDS encoding RnfABCDGE type electron transport complex subunit D produces MNDQANNQATKIPAGKKLSSAPHQRAKVSVQKVMAWVLIALLPATVAHVVYFGVGLLVQIVIATSAGMLFEFLCLRKRYATNTHRIKPFLSDLSVPVTAVLFALCISPIAPWYVAVVGMFFAIVVAKHLYGGLGHNIFNPAMVGFAVILISFPQSMALWLSPWGMDQASLSVTEILSWVFRGHDGATVDAVTAATPLSALQTGQQQGLAYSEVVTQKIFGDFGGLGWEWVANWLFIGGLVLLYKKIITWHVPVTLLVVTCVFSYLFYAYDSDTFMSPMQHVFSGGLMLAAFFIATDPTSGCSSMKGKLIFAAGVAILTVLIRQFGSFPDGVAFAVLLMNMAAPLIDQLTIPQAYGHKDSYENKKKGQGGE; encoded by the coding sequence ATGAATGACCAGGCTAACAATCAAGCCACTAAAATACCTGCAGGTAAAAAACTTTCATCAGCACCGCACCAACGCGCCAAAGTCAGTGTGCAAAAAGTCATGGCCTGGGTGTTGATTGCCTTGTTGCCGGCCACCGTTGCCCATGTGGTTTATTTTGGGGTCGGTTTGTTGGTACAAATTGTCATTGCCACCAGTGCAGGCATGTTATTTGAGTTTTTGTGTTTAAGGAAAAGATACGCAACAAACACGCATCGCATCAAACCTTTTCTGAGCGACCTGTCAGTACCAGTGACGGCGGTATTGTTTGCGCTGTGTATTTCGCCGATTGCGCCTTGGTATGTGGCTGTTGTTGGGATGTTCTTTGCCATTGTGGTTGCCAAACACCTGTATGGGGGTTTAGGGCACAATATTTTTAATCCAGCGATGGTGGGTTTTGCGGTGATCTTGATTTCGTTTCCTCAAAGCATGGCCTTGTGGCTGTCGCCTTGGGGCATGGATCAGGCTTCGTTGTCAGTTACAGAGATACTTTCTTGGGTATTTCGCGGTCATGATGGCGCAACAGTTGATGCCGTAACTGCAGCCACACCTTTGTCTGCATTACAAACAGGTCAGCAACAAGGTTTGGCCTACAGTGAAGTGGTGACGCAAAAAATCTTTGGTGATTTTGGCGGGTTGGGTTGGGAATGGGTGGCCAATTGGTTGTTCATCGGCGGCTTGGTTTTGCTGTATAAAAAAATCATCACTTGGCATGTGCCTGTGACGTTGTTGGTAGTGACTTGTGTTTTTTCCTATCTGTTTTATGCCTATGATTCTGATACGTTCATGTCACCGATGCAGCATGTCTTTTCTGGTGGTTTGATGCTGGCGGCATTTTTTATTGCTACTGATCCGACTTCAGGCTGCTCATCCATGAAAGGTAAGTTGATATTTGCTGCGGGTGTGGCCATTTTGACCGTGTTGATTCGACAATTTGGTTCTTTTCCTGATGGTGTGGCTTTTGCCGTATTACTGATGAACATGGCAGCACCTTTGATTGATCAATTGACCATTCCCCAAGCCTATGGACATAAAGACTCTTATGAGAACAAGAAAAAGGGGCAAGGCGGAGAATGA
- the metG gene encoding methionine--tRNA ligase, whose protein sequence is MSLVNENKNNKNRKILVTSALPYASGSLHLGHLVEHSQSDIWARLMRSLGHEVKYLCADDAHGTPIMLNAEKQGMTPEALVDGIRDEHWADLQGFGISYDHYHSTHTEENKNLVSEIYLKLKGAGHIESKVIEQYFDPEKEMFLPDRFVKGTCPKCGADDQYGDNCEVCGATYDSSEVKNPKSAVSGATPILKESKHLFVNLKQFEGMLKDWVNSGTLQTEVSNKLAEWFEAGLQSWDISRDSPYFGFQIPGEENKYFYVWMDAPVGYLACLKHICDKTGEAFEPWINPNTDHEMVHFIGKDILYFHSLFWPAMLSGAGMKLPNAVYVHGFLTVNGTKMSKSRGTFIKASTYLDHLNPDYLRYYFAAKLSDGVVDIDLSMDDFRQRVNSDLVGKVVNIASRCAGFIKKKFDSKLSAELHNQALYDEFMSHSDEIAQLFEARKYNAAVRQIMALADKANQYIADMAPWVAVKDESRMEEVHQVCSTGINLFRVLMTWLAPVIPFTARKAEAFLNVDLNDWYAINSPLFNHEINKFKPLMARIEAETLEKVMEASKQDLEAKETSVIQVENNGQLDKDPISDEIAFDDFAKIDLRIVKIVDAKAVEKADKLLQLTLDLGGVTKNVFAGIKSAYKAEDLIGKHTVMVANLAPRKMRFGLSEGMVLAAGPGGDDLYILEPHEGAVPGMRVK, encoded by the coding sequence ATGTCCCTAGTCAACGAAAATAAAAACAATAAAAACAGAAAAATCTTGGTCACGTCGGCTTTGCCTTATGCCAGTGGTTCCTTGCATTTAGGCCATTTGGTCGAGCATTCTCAATCAGATATTTGGGCGCGGTTGATGCGTTCTTTGGGGCATGAGGTAAAATACCTTTGTGCCGATGATGCACACGGAACGCCCATTATGCTGAATGCGGAAAAGCAGGGCATGACACCAGAAGCTTTGGTAGACGGTATCCGTGATGAGCATTGGGCAGATTTACAGGGTTTTGGTATCTCTTATGACCACTACCATTCGACCCACACTGAAGAAAACAAAAACTTGGTTTCAGAAATTTATTTGAAGTTGAAAGGTGCAGGTCACATTGAGTCAAAAGTGATTGAACAGTATTTCGATCCGGAAAAAGAAATGTTCTTGCCAGATCGTTTTGTCAAAGGTACTTGCCCCAAATGTGGCGCTGATGACCAATATGGTGATAACTGTGAGGTTTGTGGTGCCACTTACGACTCATCTGAAGTGAAGAACCCCAAATCTGCGGTCTCTGGTGCGACGCCTATTCTGAAAGAATCGAAGCATTTGTTTGTCAACTTGAAGCAATTCGAAGGCATGTTGAAAGATTGGGTGAACTCGGGCACCTTACAAACTGAAGTGAGTAATAAATTGGCCGAATGGTTTGAGGCCGGATTGCAATCTTGGGACATTTCTCGGGACTCGCCTTATTTCGGATTTCAAATTCCTGGTGAAGAGAACAAGTATTTTTACGTTTGGATGGATGCACCAGTCGGTTATTTGGCTTGTTTGAAACACATCTGTGACAAAACAGGTGAAGCTTTTGAGCCTTGGATAAATCCAAACACTGACCATGAGATGGTGCATTTCATTGGTAAAGACATTTTGTATTTTCACTCTTTGTTCTGGCCTGCGATGCTGTCAGGAGCTGGCATGAAATTACCGAATGCGGTATATGTCCATGGTTTCTTGACGGTCAATGGCACCAAAATGAGTAAATCACGTGGTACTTTTATCAAAGCTTCGACATATTTAGATCATTTGAATCCAGATTACTTGCGTTATTACTTTGCTGCCAAATTATCTGATGGCGTGGTGGACATCGATTTGAGCATGGATGATTTCCGTCAGCGTGTGAATTCAGACTTGGTGGGTAAGGTGGTGAACATTGCTTCACGTTGTGCCGGCTTCATTAAAAAGAAATTTGATTCAAAATTGTCAGCTGAACTTCACAATCAAGCTTTGTACGATGAGTTCATGAGCCATTCGGATGAAATCGCCCAACTGTTCGAAGCGAGAAAATACAACGCGGCAGTGCGCCAGATCATGGCATTGGCTGATAAAGCCAACCAATACATTGCGGACATGGCACCGTGGGTGGCTGTCAAAGATGAGTCACGCATGGAAGAAGTACATCAAGTGTGCTCAACGGGCATCAACCTGTTCAGGGTGTTGATGACTTGGTTGGCTCCTGTGATTCCGTTCACAGCGCGTAAAGCTGAAGCTTTTTTGAATGTGGATTTGAATGATTGGTACGCGATTAACTCACCTTTGTTTAACCATGAAATCAACAAGTTCAAGCCATTGATGGCGCGAATTGAGGCTGAAACCTTAGAGAAAGTGATGGAAGCATCTAAACAAGATTTGGAAGCCAAGGAAACGTCTGTGATTCAAGTTGAAAACAATGGTCAATTGGACAAAGATCCTATCAGCGACGAAATCGCTTTTGATGACTTTGCTAAAATTGATTTGCGCATTGTCAAAATTGTCGATGCCAAAGCCGTAGAGAAAGCGGATAAATTATTGCAGCTGACCTTAGATTTGGGTGGTGTCACCAAGAATGTTTTTGCTGGCATCAAGTCAGCTTATAAAGCAGAGGACTTAATAGGTAAACACACTGTGATGGTGGCGAATTTGGCACCGAGAAAAATGCGCTTTGGCTTGTCTGAAGGGATGGTTTTGGCCGCAGGTCCTGGTGGTGATGATTTGTATATCTTAGAGCCGCATGAAGGTGCTGTTCCTGGGATGCGTGTTAAATAA
- the rsxC gene encoding electron transport complex subunit RsxC, protein MGDIHLAQFHGGLVLDHHKTQVNQQTIKTAPIPQRLLISLRVNRGFEAVPVVIVGDYVFKGQCIAKAEYAMASDVHASSSGTVVSIQQRPSSAPDAALATVIEIETDGKDQWCDLTPLYPAEITAHNIQKVMKPAGILGMGGAGFPTHLKYKTGQRAVETLVINGAECEPYIACDERLMLEQAIEVVKGSALMMQAADAFQTIIAIEDSLGGVQSALEAAINELNIEHFSVIKVPSIYPTGGEKQLIEVLTGKQVPAGETPLALGVLMQNVATAKALHDAVYMGQPLIERVITVTGEQVAKPCNYLARIGTPMRDLLTDAGAQEIQQSRLVVGGPMMGFAMPDDDIGIDKTSNCLLLMKAENQVLPDLGMPNNDMPCIRCGDCVKVCPQDLLPQQLFWYINGNEDGNDLEKARDHNLFDCIECGACAYVCPSQIDLVDFYRYGKAELRYLDFKKTKAEQAKERFEAREARLIRLKQERQAKRRAKTSQLKDKKVAKKEISDVLARIKQMKDKKEEGQSDE, encoded by the coding sequence ATGGGTGACATTCATTTAGCACAATTTCACGGCGGCTTGGTGTTGGATCACCACAAAACCCAAGTCAACCAACAGACAATCAAGACAGCCCCTATTCCTCAACGTTTATTGATCTCTTTGCGGGTCAATCGTGGATTTGAAGCAGTACCTGTTGTCATAGTGGGCGATTATGTCTTTAAAGGCCAATGTATTGCGAAAGCTGAGTACGCTATGGCATCAGATGTACATGCCTCCAGTTCAGGAACGGTGGTTTCGATTCAACAAAGGCCAAGCAGCGCACCTGATGCCGCGCTGGCAACAGTGATTGAAATTGAGACAGATGGTAAAGACCAGTGGTGTGACTTAACACCTTTGTACCCGGCTGAAATCACAGCACATAACATTCAAAAAGTGATGAAACCAGCGGGCATCTTGGGCATGGGTGGCGCCGGTTTTCCAACGCACCTTAAATACAAAACGGGTCAAAGAGCAGTTGAAACACTGGTCATCAATGGTGCCGAATGTGAACCTTACATCGCCTGCGATGAGCGCTTGATGTTGGAGCAGGCCATCGAAGTGGTCAAAGGCTCTGCTTTGATGATGCAAGCAGCTGATGCATTCCAAACCATCATAGCCATTGAGGACAGCTTGGGTGGTGTGCAATCGGCATTAGAGGCTGCCATTAATGAGTTAAATATTGAGCACTTTTCTGTTATCAAAGTACCGAGTATTTATCCGACAGGTGGCGAAAAGCAGTTGATAGAAGTGTTGACTGGAAAGCAGGTGCCAGCAGGTGAAACGCCTTTGGCTTTGGGTGTATTAATGCAGAATGTTGCAACAGCCAAAGCTTTACATGATGCCGTGTATATGGGGCAACCTTTGATTGAGCGTGTAATCACGGTTACTGGAGAGCAGGTTGCCAAACCTTGTAATTATTTGGCACGAATTGGCACGCCGATGCGTGACCTACTGACTGATGCGGGCGCGCAAGAAATACAACAAAGCCGTTTGGTTGTCGGTGGGCCAATGATGGGTTTTGCTATGCCTGATGATGACATTGGCATCGATAAAACCAGTAACTGCTTGCTGTTGATGAAAGCCGAAAACCAAGTGCTACCAGATCTAGGTATGCCAAATAATGACATGCCGTGCATTCGTTGCGGCGATTGTGTCAAGGTTTGCCCTCAAGACCTGCTGCCACAACAGCTGTTTTGGTATATCAATGGCAACGAAGACGGTAATGATTTAGAAAAGGCGCGTGATCACAATTTATTCGACTGCATTGAATGTGGTGCTTGTGCCTATGTGTGTCCGAGCCAAATTGATTTGGTAGACTTTTACCGCTATGGTAAAGCCGAGCTGCGCTATTTAGACTTCAAAAAAACAAAAGCTGAGCAGGCCAAAGAACGTTTTGAAGCCAGGGAAGCGCGTTTGATTAGATTAAAACAAGAAAGGCAAGCGAAAAGGAGAGCCAAAACCAGTCAATTAAAAGACAAGAAAGTGGCGAAGAAAGAAATTTCAGACGTTTTAGCCCGCATCAAGCAAATGAAGGACAAAAAAGAGGAGGGCCAAAGTGATGAATGA